Proteins encoded by one window of Deinococcus yavapaiensis KR-236:
- a CDS encoding NPCBM/NEW2 domain-containing protein: QVYGDGVKLYDSGVTRGADAVKAVSVNVTGRSDLKLVVTNGGDSIDYDHADWASAKVVCGSATTPPGASARVLLAVPSALRSTPFDVDRFLNVPSGATAEVYARVSKARFLAAAAGDDLLVSQPSSGKVLLVRPGADGVGVVTDFATGLKKPHDMVFHTIGATTYLYVSESNRVTRSVYVAGDSARRPFEVVVRDLPDGNSSGALGGAYGHELKNIALDGDKLYVSIASASNADPADLAQNPKQGAIYLYSATALDQAATSGRLFAQGLRNAEGLALVPGTADLWAVVNNRDNIGYPYQRDFDGDGTNDYGKVMQAYVDNHPPELFTRVRDGGNYGWPFCNSNPDGGLVDMPFDRDVQNNADGSKLDCAAADRVNRGIQAHSAPLSLTFLQSTNAPAVYRQGAVSALHGSWNRSVPTGYKIAFFPWNSATGTPSDQIDLVTGWLVNGSSWGRPVDAIVDRSGRLLVSDDAAGAIYRVTLPR, encoded by the coding sequence CCACGCCGACTGGGCGAGCGCGAAGGTCGTGTGCGGCTCGGCCACCACGCCGCCTGGCGCGTCCGCCCGGGTGCTGCTCGCCGTGCCGTCCGCCTTGCGCTCCACGCCGTTCGACGTCGACCGCTTCTTGAACGTTCCGTCGGGCGCCACGGCCGAAGTGTACGCGCGCGTTTCCAAAGCGCGCTTCTTGGCCGCCGCGGCGGGCGATGACTTGCTGGTGTCGCAGCCGTCGAGCGGCAAGGTGCTGCTCGTGCGGCCGGGTGCGGACGGCGTCGGCGTCGTGACGGACTTCGCCACCGGGTTGAAGAAGCCGCACGACATGGTGTTCCACACCATCGGCGCGACGACGTACCTCTACGTCTCGGAAAGCAACCGCGTGACGCGGTCGGTGTACGTGGCGGGCGATTCGGCCCGACGCCCGTTCGAAGTCGTGGTGCGCGACTTGCCCGACGGCAACAGCAGCGGCGCCCTCGGAGGCGCGTACGGCCACGAACTCAAGAACATCGCCCTCGACGGCGACAAGTTGTACGTGTCGATCGCGTCGGCGAGCAACGCCGACCCCGCCGACCTCGCGCAGAACCCCAAGCAAGGCGCGATCTACTTGTACAGCGCGACGGCCCTCGACCAAGCGGCGACGTCCGGACGCCTGTTCGCCCAGGGCCTACGCAACGCTGAGGGCTTGGCCCTCGTGCCCGGCACCGCCGACTTGTGGGCGGTCGTGAACAACCGCGACAACATCGGCTATCCGTATCAACGCGACTTCGACGGAGACGGCACGAACGACTACGGCAAGGTGATGCAGGCGTACGTCGACAACCATCCACCCGAGTTGTTCACGCGGGTACGTGACGGCGGCAACTACGGCTGGCCCTTTTGCAACTCGAATCCCGACGGCGGCCTCGTCGACATGCCGTTTGACCGGGACGTGCAGAACAACGCCGACGGCAGCAAGCTCGACTGCGCGGCGGCCGACCGCGTCAACCGCGGCATCCAGGCCCACTCCGCGCCGCTGAGCCTGACCTTCTTGCAAAGCACGAACGCTCCGGCGGTGTACCGTCAAGGCGCGGTGAGCGCGCTGCACGGTTCGTGGAACCGCAGCGTCCCGACGGGCTACAAGATCGCGTTCTTTCCTTGGAACTCCGCGACGGGCACGCCGAGCGATCAAATCGATCTCGTCACGGGCTGGCTCGTGAACGGGAGCTCTTGGGGTCGTCCCGTGGACGCCATCGTGGACCGCTCAGGCCGTCTGCTCGTGTCGGACGACGCTGCGGGCGCGATCTACCGCGTCACGCTGCCTCGGTAA